The Ptychodera flava strain L36383 chromosome 3, AS_Pfla_20210202, whole genome shotgun sequence region TTAATCATCAAATTGTACAGTACTCTATATCagaatatttatcaagtttacCATGATCTTTAAGCCACTTTCATTTTATGCAAACACCCACAATGAAGATCAAAAGTTACCCTGCTCCAAATTTGCATTTTGGTGTCATATGCTGATGTAATCACCTAGTAAAATATAACAGCTATGTTGCTAGGTTACTAGTCGCAGAGGATTCTTTGTATTCAATCTGTGCTGAGAGGTTAAGAGGGACTCACCCCATTCTAATACACTGTACCCTCCTTCAACTGCTATAGTAGCTATCTTCTTTGCCAGATCCTATATGGTAACTTGATAATCAGGCTTATAGTATCCACTGTTGTGATAATGACCCCTGTTCACATTCATCTATACACTGTTTATGGATGCAGTGTGTAGCAGTTATCAAGTCATTGCCTCGTGATCCTAATTCTTCtatcataaatacatacataaaatagGAGCAACAAGGGAATTACAGAACCAGCCATGGCACAGTTGTAGCAAATTTATATAGTTTCAAAAGAATCAAAAGGGGGCCCCGGAACAAATTATAACCACCTGTGACTGCCCTCAACAAATAGTTATAGTAACTACCTGTGTCTGACCAGTAATCCTTCATCAGCATGACTGATGACACTGGCTGAACAATTGGAATCAGCAACATGATTCAATGATCACTTGCAAATCACTTGACTGAATTTGGCTATTGTATACTGAAGGTAGGGTAGGTGACCCCTACCTGTCACAATTCAATTCAGAGTTGGAGCCAGCCATATAGCTTAAATTACACATCAAAACCGATTGGATTCATGGTCAAGAACTGAAGCATTATAGTCATCAAACATGTGCAGGGTTATCCTCATGTTGAGACCAACAGGTGAAGAGTCCCTCTTGCTTCCATGAAACTATCTTTTGCACAGCTGTGTCTCAGTTACACCAATGATGAGAGCAGAGTATTCTTCACATTGCATCTGTTATGTCACACTAGATATATCTGAAACTGTGGTTTTGTCTTGAGGAGCAACATACTTCTGCTAGTGTTTCTTGGGGTCTCATATGAACCAAGATCCCAATTGTGTGAAAGTTAATTTTGACTCATTGCTTCCCTGTTGTTTCCCTGTTGTGGCTTGAATTGGTATTGTCTTTAACTGTTGGGCATACTCCATATAGAAAATATTCCATTATTTGACCAATTTACTATCGAGTCTCACAAAACATTAAACTGTAAACTTCTACAATTAACCTGAAATATGGTAGATAAAGTGTATAGTACCAGTATATACCTGTAATCTCTTTAATGTTATTGCTTTACCCCAAGTAATTTTCTTGCCAGTCTTTTgatttcatccaaatttgatCCTAGATTGAGCAGGTTCTGCTATGGCATATATGACAGCCTGTTTTCTCTCAGTTCTCTATGGAACTGAAGAGTAAAGTGGAAAAGCATCAAAACACCATGGCGTTTGATTTACATTAGTAATGAGATAGTATTGACAGCTTTTAGACAAAGTCAAAGTTGTAGTGCTAAACACTACGATAACAACAATTTAGCAAATTTCCTCATTTAGTTCAAAACAATTGACAAATGCCGGACGACCTCTCAGTCTAACACATACCTTCCGCAACGTTAAacactatttcaaagatagcatggCCTAGAAATTTACCTCAGACCAGGAGATGctatttttccaaaaaaaaatcgACTGAATCTTGACGACACGAACACGGTCAACATCGCGCCTGACCCGGCCCTGGCCCTGGTTGCAATACATGTGGCACCCACGgtaacgcgaccagcttcgagttagTTGTTtctgcaaattattcacgtaattcctttgTTGTTGTGTCATGTATATGAGGCAAGTAGAGAAAAGATGTGATGCATTATGAAaagaaatttcttttttcatttccaACATAACAAATTAACCTGAAAAATATAGTATTGTGTTGAGCATATTGTCCAAGTCTGTGGACTTGCAGAGCCAGAAACTGACTGTCAGTATGTTGCGATTTCAGACAGTGCATGGGAAATGTTCAATCTGATGACAATGATAATAATTGCTTCAAAGTTTACTGTGCATTTACACTTGTCAAGCTCTGCAAAGCGAAACACACGCTCATCTTTTCCTGTATGTGTGCATCTTTATTATTACATGTATCTATTCTACTTATAAGTCACATTGGACAATTTATCATGTATGTCCAGACAAAACATACAATTACTTATACTCAAATTACTTATTACTCAAATTTTGGGTATGGGGGAGTATGTCATGCAGAATTCTTGCAAGGGGACAGGGGTGATTTTCAGGACTAGTGGCCAAAGTCTTCTCACACCCCAATCTTTTTTGAGACAATGACTGCTCCCTTACCTTGATTATTACCAATCTTTATATGAAACTTCTGGtgattcaatttcaaaaaaacagtTAGGTGAATTAAGATCATTTTGActggaaattttaatatttcaagtgAGTTTTTGAACATGTTAATAAATTATTGACAGGGTTAATTTTACAGGCCAGGCACATATGTTGGATATACAAATTCATGTGTGActtagtaaacacctattgcctggtcatgagggctatagccaccgtctattaccccgagggccgtgtgttaccagaaacacatcgctattccccgaggccgtaggccgaggggtatagcgatgtgtttctggtaacacacggccacgaggggtaatagacgagcgctatagcccgaataaagaccagtctataggtgttttataacacaccacatgctcatgttgtattgttatatagtttttaatgtgttttgatattttgcacggcaacaatccattgtgacaagtttactgggcgatgtttccacagcggtttcactgagttgtacgtggtaccactttctttcaaaaaatattctaagcatacctagcgacatccttagttgcaccttaatcttttccgtcgatgagctgttcaagttcctacgctgttggaatgttggaaaatctgttttagagaatgtgcaGTCACCTATCttggacgcacatcacgttctagtcacccgccattgttgcaaagctgcagacgacactacggtcacgtgaccgggcacttttccaaatttggtcagaactatttccctagggaatagcttttcaaaaaatagcgtcaatgacactgtagctcccatcctggactatttagtgtttgttctctggtcagatatttgaacatgtgtgaaagggataaagtgcatgaagtgaaaatacttaaatgaaatgtactggagacagtgaaatatgtttaatgtaattattcagatataaaatggaaaaaatacagaattagatatatcgaatactgtgatacaaccattaactcaacaagtcatttacaatgacatagtccccacttgtaataggagtattagtcttgatggggcaggaaaatgtgatcattaagaagtatcactggagtgtatatgttgagatctatgggcacataggtctatgttggtgttcccaatttgaaacacatgaggcatgtctaagttatggttctaaatcgggaaaaaagatcagacctctagcagtattggccagccaagaaatacatatgcgcattataaatgaggtacaagatgtgacatcttaaggtctaatatcctatcaaaattggagggtatagaacttgtggttactgaaatatgcatatatatgtataatcaaggtcaaaggtcatcgaggtcacatgacattttgaaaaaaaaattatattgctaattaatccctatatgccaaaaaatcagatctctagctctattcgcatgctcagaattagatgtgtatataattaatgaggtaaagcctGTGtggtcataaggtctcccatcctactaaatacaaaggacatagcacttgtggttacttatttattgacataaacatatattttaggtaaaaggtcatcgaggtcacatcacatttggtcaaaaatttctctcctatagttatccctatataccaaaaatcagacatccagctctattggctcgctcagaatgagatatgcgcataattattgaggtacagtatgtggcgtcataaggtgtccaatcataccaaacatgaagggtgtagcacttgtggttaccgagttatggaaaaatatgtatatttgaggtcaaaggtcaccgaggtcacgtgacattttgtcaaaaaaattgtattgctaagttatctctatataccaaaaatcagacctctagctctattggctcgctcaaaattagatatgtgcataattaatgaggtacaatatgtggcgtcataaggtgtcccatcataccatacatgaaggctgtagcacttgtggttactgagttatggacaaatatgtatatttgaggtcaaaggtcactgaggtcacgtgacattttgtcaaaaaattgtatgctaagttatccctatataccaaaaatcagacctctagctctattggctcgctcaaaattagatatgcacataattaatgaggtacaatatgtggcgtcataaggtgtcccatcataccatacatgaagggtgtagcacttgtggttactgagttatggacaaatatgtatatttgaggtcaaaggttaccgaggtcatgtgacattttgtcaaaaaaattgtattgctaagttatccctatataccaaaaatcagacctctagctctattggctcgctcaaaattagatatgtgcataattaatgaggtacaatatgtggcgtcacaagctgtcccatcataccatatatgaagggtggtagcacttgtggttactgagttatggacaaatatgtatatttgagatcaaaggtcatcaaggtcacatgacattttgtcaaaatatccgagatatctgcgtgaacggatggactcacggatggacgaacagacggacatgacccaatctataagctcactggacttcatccgtggggactaaaaattgtgtcactgcatcctttttgcaatatgaatacgatgagaaactaaatttttatttttcgtggccttatacatgggagtctatggagatctgccttatacatgggagtctatggacgtgtaaactaaaatatgcaaatttcaccacgatttgcccaaatttgcgaaaggtcactcctatgcacttccataccaagtttcaaatcaatcggacttgtggtttcagagcaggagatttttttgaccaaaaatgggagaaaattacaaaaaaattcatgaaaaatagcaagtccaagatactgacccaagatgtgcacaatcatttcatgtcagccaaaagtacttacatgctaatttttcatgtaatctgctcagtggttattgagttttttcaattttgactgtttttacattttttcacttaatttgcatatttttggcaatgacaacttcatttgaacaaaatctcatctacagcccatcatccatgtacacaccaaatatcaagatgaaatgtacagcggttttggagtttttgatgttgacggacagacatacagacatacagacacacatacatacagacatttccctagcctataagaatagcttccattgccatatatacatatggctatgggagctaaaaatgccctctgacgtcacttttgtcgatttggTGGgaactagacgtatctattttttCATCACGTGACATATTCTGGCgcatcgcgacacggaatgagcatgtgacGTGTTATAAACTGAAATATTCTGTCCAGTATGGGTGATCCATGATCTCAAACCCTTACCACAACTGAAGGTGTAGTGTGGAATATCTGTTCTCAAATCACATCTTGTTGGAACCAATCAAATCGAGTGCCGGGTTAAGAAGACCCATGGGGCCCAAGGAATGGAAAATAACACTCTTGGTTACTATGTAAGCAGATCAATGAGCCTTGAAATTTGGCCAAACTTGATTGTGTATAAGTCTGCTGTGTTCGCTATGGGTGGCATTTCATTTCTTTGAGATCATCATAGTAACCTATACCTTCAGTCATAGTTAAGATTGGAGTTGGTAGAGTATAATACACAACTTGTCCTGCAATTGAACTTTTGTACAAAGACAATAATTAAGACACCAAGACAACCAAAACATGGCTGTGCAGTCTGAGAATACAAATGTTCAGAGAGATGATGGGGAGGAAGACTACAGATATACAATAGACACACTATACCCAGTGACCAGTCCCATTGCACACATCAGGATGCCAGTACACAATGATGTGAAGTTGAGATGCATAGTACCTATTGTGCATGTTTTGcaatgttcaacaaattgtTGAGCTCTGTCATATATAAATTTTGACTTGCTACTAAAGTGTTTGATGTTTAAGTTCATGTTCATCTAAATATTaaagacaaaaaaacaaaaagaaagataTCCCGACGGTGAATGATGTTCTGCAGAAAGTGACAGTAATGAAAAATCTTGGtatacggtagttctctttttggaggatgtgatatggccctgaaaagggccgtttggtttgtgtgTACTGTATGATATATATGTACACGATATAAAATTTCAGGCTCAGTTGAACCCAAAGGCATcttcaccatggcaacagctATCAGGGAGGTCACCTGTAGAATGGTGACATCTTCATTGTCTGCTCTATGTCTTCATATTTTCATAAACTCTGACATCTTCCCTATCATCCAACGTGTCCAATCTAAGTACTTCACCATGGTGGTTGGACTTGTGACATCATCTCCAAGTCTGTTAGTCACACTGATTTCACTGTAGTGGTCTTCAAAAATGCTGTCTTCAATAACCTGTGAAAAATGTAAGGATAATCTGGGTTAGTTTGAAGAGAAAACGATGTACATGTGATTTTATACACAAGTATATTTAACATTGTTTAATGTACATTatcttattctgtgtatcataTTCTACATAAATGATCACTTTTCAGTGAAGTGACTGAATTGCCAAAAACACATGTGTAAATGGAAACCTGTACAACACAATATTTTTAAGAGTtcagaaagaattacaaatccTGGCATGTACAATTTATCAAGTGATTCTTCAACTCAGTTGAAGTCTGAAGTTCTTCAAACTCCTTGAAGTTCAAGGAGTCAGGATGATCATTATTAAAATAAGCTATTCATGGTTGACATTATTGCTAAGATCATTTCATTTGATATCACATTCTGGAAGGCAAAACGGGGAATtggatgagaaaaaaaatgcaaaagtttagtgattgacagaaaatcagagataaaaatgcaaacatttacAGAGTAtcaatgaaataattttgacagCCTTTAAAATAGTACTGGAtaagaaagaaaacaattttatcaaccTATTGCTGAATAACGCACTTGTAAGAAATGAGTGTACCAACAATCAAATGACACAGTTACAGTATTCAGTGAGTATGAGACTGTGTGAAGGAGAGCTGCAGTGAGTGTGAGACTGTGTGAAGGTGAGCTGCAGTGAGTGTGAGACTGTGTGAAGGACAGCTACAGTGAGTGTGAGACTGTGTGAAGGAGAGCTGCAGTGAGTGTGAGACTGTGAAGGAGAGCTGCAGTGCTAGAAATACCTTGCACACAAAAAGTGTTGAAGAAaggcagagacagacagaattAGATAGAGAAAGATAGAATAGGATACTGGATAGTGACTGTTAAAGAAAGATACTGCGTCAGCGTGCATAATAGTGACTGTTAAAGAAAGAGTGTCACACACAGAGGCATAGTAACCTTACATGGGACAGATTATGAGAAAATGTTCGCACGTTTTGATATGACAGTCAGTCAATTCTGCAGTCTCTAGTTAGAAAAAATCTGAGTTGAACCTCTTATACCATAAACAAACACTGTTTAAGTTTAAAGTGAAGTTTTTAAATGGTCAATGGaaacaagaaaaaatacaacaatattaatCATCTAATATTTTTAATCTTTGTAgactataatatttttaatatttgtatttgatTCACTAGGgtttaaaatattgaacaaaatctcatttgATATGACcttcaaaatcaacaaatgtTGAAGATGTTTATCACAGTACATAGCAAACATCTAAGAGGTCACAACAAAAACATCTCTGGAATATTCCAAAAAATGTCTTGAAATGGAACATCAACCAAAGTTTTCTATCACAAGCATGGAATCGAGTGTATTCAATTTAAGATAAGATTTGTGATGATTTagaaaaaatacattatttttatgtactgtgaaaagaaaaaatcaTAGCTTACACTGTAAAACACATCTAACAGTAACACAGCGAGTAAATGTTTATCTTGGAattgaagtacatgtatacagtGAATACAGATATTGTGAACATACTCTGGCAGACACAGAAGatctaaaacaaaaatatatttcagtaTGGCCAAcacaagaaacaaaacaaaggaGTAAACACTTCAGGCAAAGCAAATTTAGGAGCACacattattgaaaaaaattcaaaatcaaaatgctaCATAGaatacattttgcaaattttttttgacaaatttgtacACACTGCAGGAATATTATATAAGTTTatcaattttgacaaaacagatgtttttgagaaaataaaaaaaaacaaaaaaactaaaattccaTATGGAAAAGAAATACAATTCAGTATGGTCAACAATAAACCACAACATAAACAGTTATAAATTTGAAGCATAGattatttcagtaaatttaggGTCACACagtatttcagtgaatttcgGATCAAAAgataataagaaaaaaaaattgcaaaacaaaacgtaatttgcaaaataaaactgACAAATATTTACACACTTGGGCAAAGTATGTAAGGATTGATAAACATTGAccaaacaaattgaaaaaataaaactatggCATAAACAAATCAGTGACTGCAAGTATTTGAAAACTGAAATGGGCTTACAGTGTGACAGATTGTCAGGTCAGGGAAATTTCTGTGAGAAACTACGGGGATCAAATAGGAaacacaaaaccacaaataaaatttaggagaatgttgaaaaaaaatttggttgTTGAtaataacaacaaacaaaacagcaaacaaacaaacaaataggaAAACACTTTGTATCTGTGATTCAtgtcaaaacacaaaaaatcaatttacaACATGGCAACTCTCTGTAAAACATCAGCTAATCAGCAATACAATGACTTAACTTAtggactgaaaatcacattttatcaataaaatgcaaatatgttgccatggaaacatatGAATTACATTAACATGTGCCTTTTAATTGAGGtcaaaaaaacatcaaatcaatttACAACCTGGCAACTCGCTGTAAACATGAGCTAATCAGCAATACAATTACTTACCTTATGGACTTAAATcacatttttatcagcaaaatttaaatatgttgccatggaaacatgtgaGTTACATCAACATGTATTTGTGATTGAggtcaaaacacaacaaaacaatttacaacCTGGCAACTCACTGTAAACATGAGCTAATCAGCAATACAATTACTTACCTTAtggactgaaaatcacatttccatcaataaaatgcaaatacgttgccatggaaacacgtGAGTTACATAACAATGTAAGGAAGTTGTTCCTTTAAATGTTCCATGTGTTTGTGTAAACAAAAGAAGTTTGtattcagtcaaaatttgtgagatcagaaaatgtttgacttcatagaaattgtagtttgcaatttgacctttgacctttgtttatgtttttgttttccctAGGCCATCCGGTCAAGGGGAGTGTCCTTGAAGTGTTTGGGTCTGGATCAATGCCAGGACAATTTAGTGGGGCCGAGGGAATATACATCAAGAACAACGGTCAATGGGTTATATGTGATGTAAACAATCACAGAGTTCAGGTTATTGATCCAATCCAACTCTGCTGTGATCTTATCTTACAATTCCATGCATTCCCAAAGTCATTTAATCCATGGAATGTCACAGTGGATGAAGACAATGACCAATACTTTATGACTGACCGAGGGAATGGCCAAGTTGTGGTGAGTTCTGGACAAAGCAagattttaaactgttttggACGCAAAGAAGGAATTGATCCAACAGGTATCTGCTTGAGTCCTGATGGTTTTATATTCATTGGTGACTTGAATGGATATgtgagaaaatataataaatctggTGAACACATTGCAAGAACTGAAAAAGGACAAGTCAGTAATCCCTGGGATCTGATTGTGaataagaaatgtatttttgtatcagatTGGATCAGGAgatgtgttcatgttttgaatcaccagatgcaaagtataagagacattggcaaggGACACTTAGAGGGACCCTATGGTTTGTGTTTTGATCACCAACAAGATggcatatatgtttgtgatCAGAGTGGGCATAGAGTGGTTCACTTCAATTGTGATGGTGAATTTCTCAGCTATAAAGGTCAAGGTCAGTTAGAGTATCCCCGTTACATTGCACTGTGTAAGGATAATCCATACAGATTAGTTGTAACACAGCCACGCTGTGTTAAACTACTGTACATATAAGCAGACATGACACCACATCATGTCAACTCTGCAGGGATATCTCTagtgaaaatctacaaattttctgacaaattttacacaactcATTGCAACTGGC contains the following coding sequences:
- the LOC139129723 gene encoding E3 ubiquitin-protein ligase TRIM71-like — translated: MTKVHHLADEEIEEKNELLESEVNKLTMRSGIQKTRNRNRGQDRDILKSVVGEGDRAEERKFNTTFSDFVDVKMETQVLATNHPEMVMKTEKLSAYADHIVSDAEIPEETKEVYLDVRRVEKGHPVKGSVLEVFGSGSMPGQFSGAEGIYIKNNGQWVICDVNNHRVQVIDPIQLCCDLILQFHAFPKSFNPWNVTVDEDNDQYFMTDRGNGQVVVSSGQSKILNCFGRKEGIDPTGICLSPDGFIFIGDLNGYVRKYNKSGEHIARTEKGQVSNPWDLIVNKKCIFVSDWIRRCVHVLNHQMQSIRDIGKGHLEGPYGLCFDHQQDGIYVCDQSGHRVVHFNCDGEFLSYKGQGQLEYPRYIALCKDNPYRLVVTQPRCVKLLYI